Proteins co-encoded in one Medicago truncatula cultivar Jemalong A17 chromosome 8, MtrunA17r5.0-ANR, whole genome shotgun sequence genomic window:
- the LOC25500526 gene encoding solute carrier family 25 member 44, with product MDLSVNEEEVESEEEIHVPAEIDWQMLDKSKFFFLGAALFSGVSATLYPVVVLKTRQQVAQSQVSCIKTAFSLIKGEGFRALYRGFGTSLMGTIPARALYMAALEVTKSNVGTATVGFGLAEPTAAAIANAVAGLTAALAAQLVWTPIDVVSQRLMVQGSCNSSDPKGSSVRYVNGIDAFRKIVRTDGPRGLYRGFGISVLTYAPSNAVWWASYSVAQRMVWGGVGYYLTNKKGGEGSDNNNGGANVLRPDTKTVMAVQGVSAAMAGGMSALITMPLDTIKTRLQVLDGDENGRRGPTVMQTVRSLVKEGGWMACYRGLGPRWASMSFSATTMITTYELLKRLSAKNQEVLT from the coding sequence ATGGATTTGAGTGTGAATGAGGAAGAGGTAGAGTCAGAGGAAGAGATTCATGTTCCAGCTGAAATTGATTGGCAAATGCTTGATAAATCCAAGTTTTTCTTCCTCGGTGCTGCTTTGTTTTCTGGTGTTTCAGCAACATTGTATCCTGTTGTTGTGTTGAAAACTAGGCAGCAAGTTGCCCAATCACAAGTTTCTTGTATTAAGACTGCCTTTTCGTTGATTAAGGGGGAGGGGTTTAGAGCGTTGTATCGTGGGTTTGGTACTTCGTTGATGGGTACAATCCCGGCTAGGGCTTTGTATATGGCGGCGCTTGAGGTTACTAAGAGTAATGTAGGGACTGCTACTGTTGGTTTTGGTCTTGCTGAACCGACGGCTGCTGCAATTGCTAATGCGGTTGCTGGTTTGACTGCGGCTTTAGCAGCTCAGCTTGTGTGGACGCCGATTGATGTTGTGAGCCAAAGGTTGATGGTTCAAGGTAGTTGTAATTCAAGTGATCCTAAGGGTTCGTCTGTAAGATATGTTAATGGTATTGATGCTTTTAGGAAAATTGTGAGAACGGATGGTCCTAGGGGTTTGTATAGAGGTTTTGGGATATCGGTTTTGACGTATGCGCCTTCAAATGCAGTATGGTGGGCTTCATATTCTGTTGCACAAAGGATGGTTTGGGGTGGAGTTGGATATTACTTGACTAACAAGAAAGGTGGGGAGGGAAGTGACAACAACAATGGAGGGGCTAATGTCTTGAGGCCGGATACAAAAACTGTTATGGCAGTTCAGGGAGTCAGTGCAGCAATGGCAGGAGGCATGTCTGCTTTGATTACTATGCCATTGGATACAATCAAGACAAGGCTGCAGGTCTTAGATGGCGATGAGAATGGCCGTCGTGGACCAACAGTGATGCAGACAGTTAGAAGTTTGGTTAAGGAAGGTGGTTGGATGGCTTGTTATAGAGGATTGGGACCTAGATGGGCTTCAATGTCGTTCTCTGCAACAACAATGATCACAACCTATGAGCTTTTAAAACGGCTTTCCGCAAAGAATCAAGAGGTTTTAACATGA
- the LOC25500529 gene encoding uncharacterized protein At5g02240 isoform X2, with protein sequence MVLVCSSSTLSLTKLVPFTSTTPFGSSFLSNRDTNVSVAVPLLVCHAKKKIGFFDQILDYIEGGPKLRKWYGAPDLLEKEGTSTANDGDDDFPEDEVRDAVLVTDGDSEIGQMVILSLIVNKSRIKALVKDKRVALEAFGNYVESMTGDTSDNRFLRKALRGVCTIICPNEGFISSVGSLQGVKHVVLLSQLSVYSGKTGIESMMKNNAKKLAEQDESVLRSSGIPYTIIRTGELQDTPGGKQGFTFDKGCAATGSISKEDVAFVCVKALEFVPQTGLIFEVANGENKIPDWKECLATLMEKSSQPPLQ encoded by the exons ATGGTCTTGGTTTGTTCTTCTTCCACACTTTCACTCACAAAGCTTGTTCCTTTCACTTCAACAACACCATTTGGTTCCTCTTTCCTATCCAACAGAGACACTaatgtttctgttgctgttccATTACTTGTTTGCCATGCTAAGAAAAAAATCGGTTTTTTTGATCAAATTCTAGATTACATTGAAG GTGGTCCTAAATTAAGGAAATGGTATGGTGCACCTGATCTTCTTGAAAAAGAAGGTACTTCCACAGcaaatgatggtgatgatgattttCCAG AAGATGAAGTTAGGGATGCAGTCCTGGTAACAGACGGAGATAGTGAGATCGGTCAG ATGGTGATATTGTCATTGATTGTAAACAAATCTCGAATAAAGGCATTGGTGAAGGATAAAAGAGTTGCACTTGAAGCCTTTGGAAATTATGTTGAG TCAATGACAGGAGATACAAGCGACAACCGATTCCTCAGGAAAGCTCTGAGAGGAGTTTGTACAATTATATGCCCAAAC GAGGGTTTTATTTCCAGTGTTGGTAGCCTTCAAGGGGTAAAGCATGTGGTCCTCTTATCACAG TTGTCAGTTTATAGTGGTAAAACTGGCATTGAATCTATGATGAAAAACAATGCAAAGAAATTGGCTGAGCAAGATGAATCTGTATTAAGGAGCTCAGGAATTCCTTACACCATAATCAGGACCGGTGAATTACAAGATACACCTG GTGGGAAGCAAGGCTTTACCTTTGACAAG GGTTGTGCAGCTACCGGAAGTATTAGCAAAGAAGATGTCGCGTTCGTATGTGTAAAAGCACTGGAGTTTGTCCCACAAACTGGACTCATATTTGAAGTGGCCAATGGGGAAAATAAAATTCCAGATTGGAAAGAGTGTTTGGCCACATTGATGGAGAAATCAAGTCAGCCACCTCTTCAATGA
- the LOC25500528 gene encoding UPF0051 protein ABCI8, chloroplastic, producing MASLLNGNVSSLHSQPTQTSFSKKPLLHQTHFLPISNTPKHKSPLSKTTVQIRSDVSYDSPTSSSTDDKIREILRNRDYDKKFGFNIDIDSVTIPKGLSTQTIHLISALKSEPHWMLNFRLNAFEKFAKMKEPNWSDNTYPTIDFQDICYYSAPKNKPEINSLEEADPELLRYFDKLGVPLNEQNRLANVAVDAVLDSVSIATTHRKTLEKAGVIFCSISDAVKEYPDLVRTYLGKVVPSDDNYYAALNAAVFSDGSFVYIPKGVKCPMQISTYFRINALETGQFERTLIVADDRSMVEYLEGCTAPSYDKNQLHAAVVELYCGEGAEIKYSTVQNWYAGDENGKGGIYNFVTKRGLCAGKKSKISWTQVETGSAITWKYPSVVLEGDESVGEFYSVALTNNYQQADTGTKMIHKGKNTKSRIISKGISAGHSRNCYRGLVQVQSKAENAKNSSQCDSMLIGDSAAANTYPYIQVKNPTARIEHEASTSKIGEDQLFYFQQRGIDYEKAMAAMISGFCRDVFNELPDEFGSEVNQLMSLKLEGSVG from the exons ATGGCTTCTCTTCTCAACGGCAACGTTTCTTCCTTACACTCACAACCTACTCAAACCAGCTTCTCTAAAAAACCACTTCTCCATCAAACCCACTTCCTCCCAATCTCAAATACCCCCAAACACAAATCACCCTTATCCAAAACCACCGTTCAAATCCGTTCCGACGTTAGTTATGATTCTCCAACTTCTTCATCCACCGATGACAAAATCCGTGAAATTCTCCGTAACCGTGATTACGACAAGAAATTCGGTTTCAACATCGATATTGATTCTGTCACAATCCCAAAAGGTCTTTCAACACAAACCATTCATTTAATCTCAGCTCTAAAATCCGAACCTCATTGGATGCTCAATTTTCGATTAAACGCCTTTGAGAAATTCGCCAAAATGAAAGAACCAAATTGGTCAGATAACACGTACCCAACTATAGATTTTCAAGATATATGCTATTATTCAGCTCCTAAGAACAAACCCGAGATTAATAGCTTAGAAGAAGCTGATCCTGAGCTTTTGAGATACTTCGATAAGCTTGGTGTACCGTTAAACGAACAGAATCGTCTAGCAAATGTTGCCGTGGATGCTGTTTTAGACAGTGTTTCTATTGCAACTACTCATAGGAAAACTCTTGAGAAGGCTGGTGTTATATTTTGTTCCATTTCCGATGCCGTTAAGGAGTATCCTGATTTGGTTAGGACTTATTTAGGGAAAGTTGTTCCTAGTGACGACAATTATTACGCTGCTTTGAATGCCGCTGTTTTTAGTGACGGGTCGTTTGTTTATATACCCAAGGGTGTTAAGTGTCCCATGCAGATATCCACGTATTTTAGGATTAATGCCTTGGAGACGGGGCAATTTGAGAGGACTTTGATTGTGGCTGATGATAGGAGTATGGTGGAGTATTTGGAAGGGTGTACCGCACCTTCTTATGATAAAAATCAGCTTCATGCGGCAGTTGTTGAGTTGTACTGCGGAGAGGGGGCGGAGATTAAGTATTCCACGGTGCAGAATTGGTACGCGGGTGATGAGAATGGGAAAGGTGGGATTTATAATTTTGTGACCAAGAGAGGATTGTGTGCTGGTAAGAAGTCCAAGATATCGTGGACCCAGGTGGAAACTGGGTCCGCGATTACTTGGAAGTATCCGAGCGTGGTTTTGGAGGGAGATGAGAGTGTTGGTGAGTTTTATTCTGTTGCTTTGACGAATAATTATCAGCAGGCGGATACGGGGACTAAGATGATACATAAAGGGAAGAATACAAAGAGTCGGATTATATCAAAGGGTATTTCTGCTGGACATTCAAGGAATTGTTATAGAGGACTTGTTCAGGTTCAGTCTAAGGCGGAGAATGCGAAAAACTCTTCGCAGTGTGATTCCATGCTTATTGGTGATAGTGCTGCTGCCAATACCTATCCTTACATTcag GTGAAAAATCCAACAGCAAGAATTGAGCATGAGGCTAGTACGTCGAAAATTGGTGAAGATCAGTTATTTTACTTTCAACAGAGAGGAATAGACTATGAAAAAGCAATGGCTGCTATGATATCTGGATTTTGCCGTGATGTCTTCAATGAGCTTCCTGATGAATTTGGCTCTGAGGTGAACCAACTCATGAGCTTGAAGCTTGAGGGGTCAGTCGGATAA
- the LOC25500529 gene encoding uncharacterized protein At5g02240 isoform X1: protein MVLVCSSSTLSLTKLVPFTSTTPFGSSFLSNRDTNVSVAVPLLVCHAKKKIGFFDQILDYIEGGPKLRKWYGAPDLLEKEGTSTANDGDDDFPEDEVRDAVLVTDGDSEIGQMVILSLIVNKSRIKALVKDKRVALEAFGNYVESMTGDTSDNRFLRKALRGVCTIICPNEGFISSVGSLQGVKHVVLLSQLSVYSGKTGIESMMKNNAKKLAEQDESVLRSSGIPYTIIRTGELQDTPGGKQGFTFDKGVAATGSISKEDVAFVCVKALEFVPQTGLIFEVANGENKIPDWKECLATLMEKSSQQPLQ, encoded by the exons ATGGTCTTGGTTTGTTCTTCTTCCACACTTTCACTCACAAAGCTTGTTCCTTTCACTTCAACAACACCATTTGGTTCCTCTTTCCTATCCAACAGAGACACTaatgtttctgttgctgttccATTACTTGTTTGCCATGCTAAGAAAAAAATCGGTTTTTTTGATCAAATTCTAGATTACATTGAAG GTGGTCCTAAATTAAGGAAATGGTATGGTGCACCTGATCTTCTTGAAAAAGAAGGTACTTCCACAGcaaatgatggtgatgatgattttCCAG AAGATGAAGTTAGGGATGCAGTCCTGGTAACAGACGGAGATAGTGAGATCGGTCAG ATGGTGATATTGTCATTGATTGTAAACAAATCTCGAATAAAGGCATTGGTGAAGGATAAAAGAGTTGCACTTGAAGCCTTTGGAAATTATGTTGAG TCAATGACAGGAGATACAAGCGACAACCGATTCCTCAGGAAAGCTCTGAGAGGAGTTTGTACAATTATATGCCCAAAC GAGGGTTTTATTTCCAGTGTTGGTAGCCTTCAAGGGGTAAAGCATGTGGTCCTCTTATCACAG TTGTCAGTTTATAGTGGTAAAACTGGCATTGAATCTATGATGAAAAACAATGCAAAGAAATTGGCTGAGCAAGATGAATCTGTATTAAGGAGCTCAGGAATTCCTTACACCATAATCAGGACCGGTGAATTACAAGATACACCTGGTGGGAAGCAAGGCTTTACCTTTGACAAG GGTGTTGCAGCTACCGGAAGTATTAGCAAAGAAGATGTGGCGTTCGTATGTGTAAAAGCACTGGAGTTTGTCCCACAAACTGGACTCATATTTGAAGTGGCCAATGGGGAAAATAAAATTCCAGATTGGAAAGAGTGTTTGGCCACATTGATGGAGAAATCAAGTCAGCAACCTCTTCAATGA